A genomic window from Gemmatimonadota bacterium includes:
- a CDS encoding transcriptional repressor — MESKVPRMLEERLRQALSERGQRFTAQRAAVYRCLVSTSTHPTAEDVFLEVRGEISGISLATVYKSLEALVSCGLARKLAPIDGSARYDGDPSPHHHARCLSCGRIVDVADRSAEAAARAAIEAPEGFRVVEARIELSGYCGACGGLHAPHAHA; from the coding sequence ATGGAGTCCAAGGTGCCCCGGATGCTGGAAGAACGGCTGCGCCAGGCCTTGAGCGAACGCGGTCAGCGCTTTACGGCCCAGCGCGCGGCGGTCTATCGGTGCTTGGTGTCCACCTCGACCCACCCCACCGCCGAGGACGTCTTCCTCGAAGTCCGCGGGGAGATCAGCGGCATCTCCCTGGCGACCGTCTACAAGAGCCTGGAAGCGCTCGTGAGCTGTGGTCTCGCCCGCAAGCTGGCTCCGATCGACGGCTCCGCGCGCTACGACGGCGATCCCTCTCCCCACCATCATGCCCGCTGCCTCTCCTGCGGCCGCATCGTGGACGTGGCCGATCGCTCTGCAGAAGCCGCGGCCCGCGCGGCGATCGAGGCACCCGAGGGCTTCCGGGTCGTGGAGGCCCGCATCGAGCTGAGCGGTTACTGCGGTGCCTGCGGCGGGCTGCATGCCCCACACGCCCACGCCTGA
- a CDS encoding RNA polymerase sigma factor codes for MRESTPRWMDAHGPELERHLLRMVGDPDDVSDLLQHVWMRAWSRLPVEDTGLNVRAWLFRVATNAALDRLAHKKRWRTRLAALAADPLAAALDPPRAPLSRRTQGQVREALRRLPRKQREAVWFRWVEGLEYTQVAHKLECSPESARANVHHGLKRLRRTLADLAEEE; via the coding sequence ATGAGGGAGTCCACCCCTCGCTGGATGGACGCGCACGGGCCGGAGCTGGAACGCCACCTCCTGCGCATGGTCGGTGACCCGGACGACGTGTCCGATCTGCTGCAGCATGTGTGGATGAGGGCCTGGTCAAGGCTGCCGGTCGAGGACACTGGGCTGAACGTGCGGGCCTGGCTCTTTCGGGTGGCCACGAACGCGGCCCTCGACCGGCTGGCCCACAAGAAGCGCTGGCGTACCCGACTCGCGGCTCTGGCGGCCGATCCACTCGCCGCCGCCTTGGATCCCCCACGGGCGCCGCTCTCGCGGCGGACCCAGGGCCAGGTCAGGGAGGCACTGCGCCGACTTCCTCGGAAGCAGCGTGAGGCGGTGTGGTTTCGTTGGGTGGAGGGACTCGAATACACGCAGGTGGCGCACAAGCTGGAGTGCAGCCCTGAAAGCGCTCGGGCCAACGTCCATCACGGTTTGAAACGCCTCCGCCGTACGCTGGCGGATCTGGCAGAGGAGGAGTGA
- a CDS encoding acyltransferase: protein MRNLPLRAVPVDPDARAEYARWLDGLDARLRDPACDRYALCREVLEDLYAPWLMGPSADSAGGRLTRLHLDARNVTLEPEYYDETDLERYDRVKPLIWMWEMFDRSPLGENVELGVKFRRLLARRIFKRCGANFKAFHQVKLSFGYNLEVGDGVVVHRQVLLDDRGGIVLGDKVSISDFVNIYSHSHALDDPRDVNLATTVIERGVRVAYHATVLAGIRMHEYSMAGAGALVTKDVPADTLVVGVPAKPLRDKGGRPRPGGRSDPLATE from the coding sequence ATGAGAAACCTACCCCTCAGGGCCGTTCCTGTGGATCCGGACGCCCGCGCGGAGTACGCGCGCTGGCTGGATGGCCTCGACGCGCGCCTCCGCGACCCGGCCTGTGACCGCTACGCCCTTTGCCGCGAGGTCCTGGAGGACCTCTACGCACCCTGGTTGATGGGCCCCTCGGCAGACAGCGCCGGCGGACGCCTGACCCGCCTCCACCTCGACGCGCGCAACGTCACCCTGGAGCCCGAGTACTACGACGAGACGGATCTCGAGCGCTACGACCGCGTCAAGCCCCTCATCTGGATGTGGGAGATGTTCGACCGGAGTCCGCTCGGAGAGAACGTCGAGCTCGGCGTGAAGTTCCGACGTCTCCTGGCGCGGCGGATCTTCAAGCGCTGTGGAGCCAACTTCAAGGCATTCCATCAGGTCAAGCTCAGCTTCGGGTACAACCTCGAAGTCGGGGACGGCGTGGTGGTGCACCGCCAGGTCCTGTTGGACGACCGGGGAGGCATCGTCCTCGGCGACAAGGTCTCCATCTCGGACTTCGTCAACATCTACAGCCACTCCCACGCGCTCGACGACCCCCGAGACGTGAACCTTGCAACCACCGTGATCGAGCGCGGGGTGCGCGTCGCCTACCATGCCACGGTGCTGGCAGGCATCCGCATGCATGAGTACTCGATGGCGGGGGCGGGAGCCCTGGTCACCAAAGACGTCCCCGCCGACACGTTGGTGGTGGGCGTCCCGGCCAAGCCCCTGCGAGACAAAGGTGGGCGTCCGCGGCCTGGCGGCCGCAGCGACCCTCTCGCCACCGAGTAG
- a CDS encoding DinB family protein: MAKGKSAADRSELAFLERALHEGYDADAWHGPTLRGSLRRVRAAEAAWEPDVGRHSIWALALHCAYWKHRVRCRVTGEESRFARGPSNFPAIPDDRSERAWREDLALLDATHAALLEALRSLDPSSLGDAAPRRSRRDQILGAAFHDVYHAGQIRLIRRLAGG, translated from the coding sequence ATGGCGAAGGGGAAAAGCGCCGCGGATCGGTCGGAACTCGCGTTCCTGGAGCGTGCGCTGCACGAGGGGTACGACGCGGATGCTTGGCACGGCCCGACGCTGCGGGGCAGCCTTCGTCGCGTGCGCGCTGCCGAGGCGGCGTGGGAGCCGGACGTCGGCCGACATTCGATCTGGGCGCTGGCGTTGCACTGCGCCTACTGGAAGCATCGCGTCCGCTGTCGGGTGACGGGCGAGGAGTCGCGCTTCGCGCGTGGTCCGTCGAACTTCCCGGCGATCCCCGACGATCGCTCCGAAAGAGCGTGGCGGGAGGATCTGGCGCTTCTGGACGCCACGCACGCGGCGCTCCTGGAGGCACTGCGAAGCCTGGACCCTTCGTCACTGGGCGACGCGGCACCCCGCCGCTCGCGACGGGACCAGATCCTGGGTGCGGCCTTCCACGACGTGTACCACGCCGGGCAGATCCGGTTGATCCGCCGCCTGGCGGGCGGGTAG
- a CDS encoding DinB family protein — protein sequence MSVFTNPASGGPEDTRAYVKAVLELVVDSDPLEILRTSPAWFLESLQGLSSAQLQQPEAAGKWSIGQVIQHLADSEIVWSYRVRRILAEERPLLQGYDQDAWARRLGYDDVSLPEALGVFGALRAANLRLLRSATPDDLARVGVHEERGEESVAHLIALYAGHDLLHRRQVERIRTLVA from the coding sequence ATGTCGGTCTTCACGAACCCCGCTTCCGGAGGGCCCGAGGACACACGTGCCTACGTGAAGGCGGTCCTCGAATTGGTGGTCGACTCGGATCCTCTGGAGATCCTGCGAACCTCTCCCGCTTGGTTCCTCGAATCGCTGCAGGGGCTGAGCTCGGCCCAGCTCCAGCAGCCGGAGGCGGCGGGGAAGTGGTCGATCGGTCAGGTGATCCAACACCTGGCCGACTCCGAGATCGTGTGGAGCTACCGGGTGCGCCGTATCCTCGCGGAGGAACGTCCACTCCTCCAGGGATACGATCAGGACGCCTGGGCGCGGCGACTCGGCTACGACGATGTGTCGCTCCCTGAGGCGCTGGGCGTCTTCGGAGCGCTGCGGGCGGCGAACCTGAGGCTGCTGCGGTCGGCGACTCCCGACGACCTGGCCCGCGTCGGTGTGCATGAGGAGCGCGGGGAGGAGTCTGTGGCGCATCTGATCGCGCTCTACGCCGGACACGATCTCCTGCACCGCCGCCAGGTGGAACGGATCCGCACCCTCGTGGCCTAG
- a CDS encoding methylated-DNA--[protein]-cysteine S-methyltransferase — MTPDPELRCRVDDTTLSDFLDGAMDDAAALSMAHHIADCPRCRQRAAAERAAEAVLRGLDAEDVVRWHRFKSPFGTMYAARTARGLSRISWQQPGVGAFEDYLSRRYPALPLVRDADALEPVQEEIERYFDGDLERFSVAVDLSDLRPFQKDVLEEAERIPFGAVIPYAELARRIARPRAARAVGNALGANPVAIVVPCHRIVASDGTLGGYTGGVEYKRRLLRVEGRRDLFSEVE, encoded by the coding sequence ATGACCCCGGATCCCGAGCTGCGTTGCCGCGTCGACGACACTACGCTCTCCGACTTCCTGGATGGCGCCATGGACGATGCCGCAGCGCTGAGCATGGCCCACCACATCGCGGACTGTCCACGCTGCCGCCAGCGCGCTGCCGCAGAGCGGGCGGCGGAAGCGGTCCTACGGGGACTGGATGCCGAGGACGTGGTCCGTTGGCATCGGTTCAAGAGTCCGTTCGGCACCATGTACGCGGCGCGGACCGCGCGAGGATTGTCGCGCATCTCCTGGCAGCAGCCGGGGGTGGGGGCGTTCGAGGACTACTTGTCCCGGAGGTATCCGGCGCTGCCCCTGGTTCGGGATGCCGACGCACTGGAGCCCGTTCAGGAAGAGATCGAGCGTTACTTCGACGGGGATCTGGAGCGCTTCTCCGTGGCCGTCGATCTCTCAGATCTGCGGCCGTTCCAGAAGGACGTGCTGGAGGAGGCCGAGCGCATCCCGTTCGGCGCCGTGATCCCCTACGCCGAGTTGGCGAGGCGCATCGCGCGGCCGCGGGCTGCGCGAGCAGTGGGGAACGCGCTGGGCGCCAACCCGGTGGCCATCGTGGTGCCCTGTCATCGCATCGTTGCCAGCGATGGAACGCTGGGTGGCTACACTGGGGGAGTGGAGTACAAGCGGCGCCTCCTGCGGGTGGAGGGTCGTCGAGACCTGTTCAGTGAGGTGGAGTGA
- the acs gene encoding acetate--CoA ligase, producing the protein MSREGDALDVLLNETRRFPPSPAFRAQAHLADPGVYAEAAADPEAYWASWAEQLEWFTPWTTVLKWAPPYASWFLGGTLNVAHNCLDRHVRGPKRNQAALIWEGEPQDERRTYTYWDLYREVCQFANVLKGLGVKKGDRVAIYLPMIPEAAIAMLACARLGAPHSVVFGGFSPDSLADRINDAEAKVLITADGGYRRGQVMPLKAAVDRALEHCPTIESCVVVGRGFGLSRVSGVHMTKGRDYWYHELMDTASMECPAEPMDSEDILYILYTSGTTGKPKGVVHHTGGYLTQVYATTRAVFDLKDDDVYWCTADVGWVTGHSYIVYGPLACGATVLMYEGAPDWPHRGRFWELCEKYGVSVFYTAPTAIRAFMRWGEDWPGRYDLSQLRLLGSVGEPINPEAWMWYHRVIGGERCPIVDTWWQTETGAIMITPLPGVTETRPGSATQPFPGISATILNEEGKEAHAGYLAITRPWPSMIRGVWGDDQRFREQYWSKWDGIYFPGDGAKRDDDGYLWVLGRVDDVLNVAGHRIGTMEVESALVDHHAVAESAVVGKAHEIKGQAVAAFVTLKEGVDGTHAMVDELKKHVADKIGAIARPETIIFTAALPKTRSGKIMRRLLRDIAEGRAVGDTTTLADPEVILSLKTKYEEEGADA; encoded by the coding sequence ATGAGCCGTGAAGGCGACGCGCTCGACGTCCTGCTGAACGAGACCCGCCGATTCCCCCCGTCCCCGGCGTTTCGCGCCCAGGCTCACCTCGCCGATCCCGGCGTCTATGCGGAGGCCGCGGCCGACCCGGAGGCCTACTGGGCGTCCTGGGCGGAGCAACTCGAGTGGTTCACGCCCTGGACCACGGTCCTCAAGTGGGCGCCGCCCTACGCGTCGTGGTTCCTGGGCGGAACTCTCAACGTGGCTCACAACTGCTTGGACCGGCACGTGCGGGGGCCCAAGCGGAACCAGGCCGCGTTGATCTGGGAGGGCGAGCCGCAGGACGAGCGACGCACCTATACCTACTGGGACCTGTATCGGGAGGTGTGCCAGTTCGCCAACGTCTTGAAGGGTCTGGGCGTGAAGAAGGGCGATCGCGTGGCGATCTACCTGCCCATGATTCCGGAAGCGGCGATCGCGATGCTGGCGTGCGCCCGCCTCGGTGCGCCTCACTCGGTCGTGTTCGGTGGCTTCAGCCCCGACTCCCTGGCGGATCGCATCAACGACGCCGAGGCCAAGGTCCTGATCACGGCCGACGGTGGCTACCGCCGAGGGCAGGTGATGCCGCTCAAGGCCGCCGTCGATCGCGCGCTCGAGCACTGCCCGACCATCGAGTCCTGCGTGGTCGTGGGCCGGGGCTTCGGGCTCTCGCGGGTGTCGGGCGTGCACATGACCAAGGGCCGGGACTACTGGTATCACGAGCTCATGGACACCGCCTCCATGGAGTGTCCGGCCGAGCCGATGGACTCCGAAGACATCCTCTACATCCTGTACACGTCGGGGACCACGGGGAAGCCCAAGGGAGTCGTGCACCACACCGGCGGGTATCTGACGCAGGTCTACGCCACGACGCGCGCGGTCTTCGACCTCAAGGACGACGACGTCTACTGGTGCACGGCGGACGTCGGCTGGGTGACCGGGCACAGCTACATCGTCTATGGGCCGCTCGCTTGCGGTGCCACGGTGCTGATGTACGAGGGTGCCCCGGATTGGCCCCATCGCGGGCGCTTCTGGGAGCTCTGCGAGAAGTATGGCGTGAGTGTCTTCTACACAGCGCCCACGGCGATTCGCGCGTTCATGCGTTGGGGAGAGGACTGGCCGGGCAGATACGACCTCTCGCAGCTCCGCCTGCTCGGTTCCGTCGGCGAGCCCATCAACCCTGAGGCCTGGATGTGGTACCACAGGGTGATCGGGGGCGAGCGCTGTCCGATCGTAGACACGTGGTGGCAGACGGAGACGGGCGCCATCATGATCACGCCGTTGCCCGGGGTCACGGAGACGCGTCCAGGAAGCGCCACGCAGCCGTTCCCCGGCATCAGCGCTACGATCCTGAACGAGGAAGGGAAGGAGGCCCATGCGGGCTACCTCGCCATCACGCGTCCCTGGCCTTCCATGATCCGTGGCGTCTGGGGCGACGACCAGCGTTTCCGGGAGCAATACTGGTCCAAATGGGATGGGATCTACTTCCCCGGTGACGGCGCCAAGCGGGACGACGATGGCTACCTCTGGGTGCTGGGGCGCGTGGACGATGTGCTCAACGTCGCTGGGCACCGCATCGGCACCATGGAAGTAGAGAGTGCGTTGGTCGATCATCACGCCGTCGCCGAATCGGCGGTGGTGGGCAAGGCGCACGAGATCAAGGGACAGGCTGTGGCGGCCTTCGTGACGCTCAAGGAGGGCGTCGACGGGACCCACGCGATGGTGGACGAGCTGAAGAAGCACGTCGCGGACAAGATCGGCGCCATCGCGCGGCCCGAGACCATCATCTTCACGGCAGCACTGCCCAAGACTCGCTCAGGCAAGATCATGCGGCGACTCCTCCGCGATATCGCAGAGGGCCGGGCCGTCGGTGATACGACCACGCTGGCGGACCCCGAAGTCATTCTCTCGCTCAAGACCAAGTACGAGGAGGAAGGCGCAGACGCCTGA